In Malus sylvestris chromosome 16, drMalSylv7.2, whole genome shotgun sequence, the following are encoded in one genomic region:
- the LOC126608016 gene encoding cyclin-T1-4-like isoform X1, translated as MSFARNYRSQGGTTGEEYWPTLGRNDFKNFHNFNHRNNNNWNRSRTSSFAKNYNNFPNFQNYMGGYKEHADNSNYFKPDSAPSFKRRKFSDSTWGDGGRHYLPPNTYEFVSSTCNNYLPYARSPNTYEFVSSTCNNYLPYARSNGDASASTTGKRDRSKLDEDELPFMSRDEIERCSPSRKDGIDSVREAHLRYSYCSYLQNLGLRLDLPQTTIATAMVLCHRFFSRRSHACHDRFLIATAALFLAAKSEETPRPLNTVLRMSSEISHKQDISFLSYMLPIDWFEQYRERVTEAEQMILTTLNFELGVQHPYAPLTSILNKLGLSQTVLVNLSLSLVSEGLRSSLWLQFKPHHIAAGAAYLAAKFLNLDLDSYKNIWQEFQATPDILQAVAQQLMELF; from the exons ATGTCTTTTGCACGTAACTATCGCTCACAAGGGGGCACCACTGGTGAAGAGTATTGGCCCACCCTTGGTAGAAATGACTTCAAAAACTTCCACAACTTCAACCACAGGAACAACAACAACTGGAACAGGAGCCGGACCAGTAGCTTTGCTAAGAATTATAACAATTTCCCCAATTTCCAGAATTACATGGGTGGTTATAAGGAGCATGCTGATAATTCTAATTATTTCAAGCCTGACAGTGCACCATCGTTtaagaggagaaaattttcagATTCTACTTGGGGTGATGGTGGGAGACATTATCTGCCACCCAACACATATGAGTTTGTCTCGTCTACCTGCAATAATTATCTTCCTTATGCAAGATCACCCAACACATATGAGTTTGTCTCGTCTACCTGCAATAATTATCTTCCTTATGCAAGATCCAACGGTGATGCCTCTGCATCTACTACTGGTAAACGTGACCGCTCAAAATTAGATGAGGATGAACTGCCCTTTATGTCAAGGGATGAGATAGAGAGATGCTCCCCGTCTAGAAAAGATGGTATAGATTCAGTACGTGAAGCACACTTGCGCTACTCATATTGTTCTTACCTTCAGAATCTTGGATTGCGGCTTGACTT GCCCCAGACTACTATCGCTACAGCAATGGTTCTCTGCCATCGGTTTTTTTCCCGGCGATCACACGCTTGCCATGATAGATTT TTGATTGCTACTGCCGCTCTTTTCCTAGCTGCAAAGTCCGAGGAGACACCACGCCCTTTGAATACTGTGTTGAGAATGTCTTCTGAGATTTCCCATAAGCAGGATATCAGTTTCTTGTCCTATATGCTCCCCATT GACTGGTTTGAGCAGTATCGGGAACGGGTGACTGAGGCTGAGCAAATGATACTGACCACTCTAAATTTTGAACTTGGTGTGCAGCATCCATATGCACCACTTACGTCTATTCTTAACAAATTAGGTCTCTCACAAACTGTTCTGGTGAATCTGTCCTTAAGCTTGGTCAGTGAAGG gcTTCGGAGTTCTCTGTGGCTCCAGTTCAAACCGCATCATATTGCGGCAGGAGCTGCCTACCTTGCTGCAAAGTTTCTAAATTTGGATCTTGAttcttataaaaatatatggCAGGAATTCCAAGCTACACCAGATATTCTTCAAG
- the LOC126608016 gene encoding cyclin-T1-4-like isoform X2 — protein sequence MSFARNYRSQGGTTGEEYWPTLGRNDFKNFHNFNHRNNNNWNRSRTSSFAKNYNNFPNFQNYMGGYKEHADNSNYFKPDSAPSFKRRKFSDSTWGDGGRHYLPPNTYEFVSSTCNNYLPYARSPNTYEFVSSTCNNYLPYARSNGDASASTTGKRDRSKLDEDELPFMSRDEIERCSPSRKDGIDSVREAHLRYSYCSYLQNLGLRLDLPQTTIATAMVLCHRFFSRRSHACHDRFLIATAALFLAAKSEETPRPLNTVLRMSSEISHKQDISFLSYMLPIDWFEQYRERVTEAEQMILTTLNFELGVQHPYAPLTSILNKLGLSQTVLVNLSLSLVSEGIYTRLELIACMIFLAGGLICCSWNFCFTSEVELPIFCG from the exons ATGTCTTTTGCACGTAACTATCGCTCACAAGGGGGCACCACTGGTGAAGAGTATTGGCCCACCCTTGGTAGAAATGACTTCAAAAACTTCCACAACTTCAACCACAGGAACAACAACAACTGGAACAGGAGCCGGACCAGTAGCTTTGCTAAGAATTATAACAATTTCCCCAATTTCCAGAATTACATGGGTGGTTATAAGGAGCATGCTGATAATTCTAATTATTTCAAGCCTGACAGTGCACCATCGTTtaagaggagaaaattttcagATTCTACTTGGGGTGATGGTGGGAGACATTATCTGCCACCCAACACATATGAGTTTGTCTCGTCTACCTGCAATAATTATCTTCCTTATGCAAGATCACCCAACACATATGAGTTTGTCTCGTCTACCTGCAATAATTATCTTCCTTATGCAAGATCCAACGGTGATGCCTCTGCATCTACTACTGGTAAACGTGACCGCTCAAAATTAGATGAGGATGAACTGCCCTTTATGTCAAGGGATGAGATAGAGAGATGCTCCCCGTCTAGAAAAGATGGTATAGATTCAGTACGTGAAGCACACTTGCGCTACTCATATTGTTCTTACCTTCAGAATCTTGGATTGCGGCTTGACTT GCCCCAGACTACTATCGCTACAGCAATGGTTCTCTGCCATCGGTTTTTTTCCCGGCGATCACACGCTTGCCATGATAGATTT TTGATTGCTACTGCCGCTCTTTTCCTAGCTGCAAAGTCCGAGGAGACACCACGCCCTTTGAATACTGTGTTGAGAATGTCTTCTGAGATTTCCCATAAGCAGGATATCAGTTTCTTGTCCTATATGCTCCCCATT GACTGGTTTGAGCAGTATCGGGAACGGGTGACTGAGGCTGAGCAAATGATACTGACCACTCTAAATTTTGAACTTGGTGTGCAGCATCCATATGCACCACTTACGTCTATTCTTAACAAATTAGGTCTCTCACAAACTGTTCTGGTGAATCTGTCCTTAAGCTTGGTCAGTGAAGG GATCTACACAAGATTAGAGTTGATCGCCTGTATGATATTCTTAGCTGGCGGATTGATTTGCTGTTCATGGAACTTTTGTTTTACTTCTGAAGTTGAACTGCCGATATTTTGTGGATGA
- the LOC126608016 gene encoding cyclin-T1-4-like isoform X3 — translation MSFARNYRSQGGTTGEEYWPTLGRNDFKNFHNFNHRNNNNWNRSRTSSFAKNYNNFPNFQNYMGGYKEHADNSNYFKPDSAPSFKRRKFSDSTWGDGGRHYLPPNTYEFVSSTCNNYLPYARSNGDASASTTGKRDRSKLDEDELPFMSRDEIERCSPSRKDGIDSVREAHLRYSYCSYLQNLGLRLDLPQTTIATAMVLCHRFFSRRSHACHDRFLIATAALFLAAKSEETPRPLNTVLRMSSEISHKQDISFLSYMLPIDWFEQYRERVTEAEQMILTTLNFELGVQHPYAPLTSILNKLGLSQTVLVNLSLSLVSEGLRSSLWLQFKPHHIAAGAAYLAAKFLNLDLDSYKNIWQEFQATPDILQAVAQQLMELF, via the exons ATGTCTTTTGCACGTAACTATCGCTCACAAGGGGGCACCACTGGTGAAGAGTATTGGCCCACCCTTGGTAGAAATGACTTCAAAAACTTCCACAACTTCAACCACAGGAACAACAACAACTGGAACAGGAGCCGGACCAGTAGCTTTGCTAAGAATTATAACAATTTCCCCAATTTCCAGAATTACATGGGTGGTTATAAGGAGCATGCTGATAATTCTAATTATTTCAAGCCTGACAGTGCACCATCGTTtaagaggagaaaattttcagATTCTACTTGGGGTGATGGTGGGAGACATTATCTGCCACCCAACACATATGAGTTTGTCTCGTCTAC CTGCAATAATTATCTTCCTTATGCAAGATCCAACGGTGATGCCTCTGCATCTACTACTGGTAAACGTGACCGCTCAAAATTAGATGAGGATGAACTGCCCTTTATGTCAAGGGATGAGATAGAGAGATGCTCCCCGTCTAGAAAAGATGGTATAGATTCAGTACGTGAAGCACACTTGCGCTACTCATATTGTTCTTACCTTCAGAATCTTGGATTGCGGCTTGACTT GCCCCAGACTACTATCGCTACAGCAATGGTTCTCTGCCATCGGTTTTTTTCCCGGCGATCACACGCTTGCCATGATAGATTT TTGATTGCTACTGCCGCTCTTTTCCTAGCTGCAAAGTCCGAGGAGACACCACGCCCTTTGAATACTGTGTTGAGAATGTCTTCTGAGATTTCCCATAAGCAGGATATCAGTTTCTTGTCCTATATGCTCCCCATT GACTGGTTTGAGCAGTATCGGGAACGGGTGACTGAGGCTGAGCAAATGATACTGACCACTCTAAATTTTGAACTTGGTGTGCAGCATCCATATGCACCACTTACGTCTATTCTTAACAAATTAGGTCTCTCACAAACTGTTCTGGTGAATCTGTCCTTAAGCTTGGTCAGTGAAGG gcTTCGGAGTTCTCTGTGGCTCCAGTTCAAACCGCATCATATTGCGGCAGGAGCTGCCTACCTTGCTGCAAAGTTTCTAAATTTGGATCTTGAttcttataaaaatatatggCAGGAATTCCAAGCTACACCAGATATTCTTCAAG